A window of the Ipomoea triloba cultivar NCNSP0323 chromosome 14, ASM357664v1 genome harbors these coding sequences:
- the LOC116003578 gene encoding methyl-CpG-binding domain-containing protein 5-like: MDPNLDTQEPQPQPYPTRPQNGQHADDLMPPDPLLRSDAYIEVDMEATPLRSRVVVDPPEMSADTVTDQAADSSQRRARRKMLPEDAAERPAWLPENWKMELRVRNSGATAGSIDRYYIDPVSGKKFRSSKEVLHYLETGTKRKPSDSPGGSQKQKKSSPMPKKAPPFYFDFENPPQSVSWVQTNAPGDAWTPYSCHGMVPECIRNEWSTVFSSVTQVVGQKNAPLKDKKSSS, translated from the exons ATGGACCCAAACCTGGACACCCAAGAGCCTCAGCCGCAGCCGTATCCGACCCGACCGCAAAACGGCCAACACGCCGACGATCTTATGCCACCGGACCCGCTGCTACGATCAGACGCCTACATCGAAGTAGACATGGAGGCCACGCCGCTCCGGTCCCGCGTTGTCGTTGACCCACCGGAGATGTCGGCGGACACTGTGACAGATCAGGCGGCCGACTCGTCGCAGCGGCGAGCCAGGAGGAAGATGCTCCCGGAGGACGCGGCCGAGCGTCCGGCCTGGTTGCCGGAGAACTGGAAGATGGAATTGAGAGTTCGGAACTCTGGAGCCACTGCAGGATCGATTGATAGG TATTATATTGACCCAGTTTCAGGCAAGAAGTTCCGGTCAAGCAAAGAAGTGCTTCACTATTTAGAAACAGGAACCAAACGAAAG CCATCCGACAGCCCTGGGGGGAGCCAGAAACAAAAGAAGAGCAGTCCAATGCCTAAGAAGGCCCCTCCTTTCTATTTTGATTTTGAGAACCCACCGCAGAGCGTAAGCTGGGTTCAGACAAATGCTCCAGGAGACGCTTGGACACCGTATAGTTGTCATGGCATGGTTCCAGAATGCATTCGGAATGAATGGAGTACAGTATTCTCTAGCGTCACGCAAGTGGTGGGGCAGAAGAATGCACCTTTGAAGGACAAGAAGTCGTCATCCTAG